The DNA region TGGGATTGTTTAGATATGGCTCTAAGTTATTATGAAAATCCAACATCTTTTAAGCAGGAAGTGCAAAATGATGTCAATTCTATAGGAGAAAAATGGTTTAAAACTGTTAGAACAGAAACTAGAGAAGAAATTGAATCGCATACTTTTAAAAAGACAATGCTGTTATGTGATCCAGCATCTGCGGGTGGGTCGAAACATGACTATAGCGCTTTTCTTGTTGGAAGTGAATCAGAAAATGGTTTACTATATGGAAGATTGGCAGAACTAGCTAAAATAAATGCTAGAACTGATTTTGATAAATATATAGACCATATGATTTATTTATTAAAAGTGTATTCAGATATAACACATATTTATATAGAAAAAAATACATTTAATGGCGCAGATGCCAACCAATTAGAGTTTAAAATAAAAAATGATAATGTTCTTAGTTATAGAGATATAGAAATCATTAATGAGCAACAAAAGAAAAATAAAGATGATAAAATCTCTACTTTAATACCTGTTTTAAATAAAGGCCAAATGATTTTTGCAGAAGAAGATAAGGAATTTATACAGCAAATACTTGATTTTACAGGACAAAAATACTCTCTACATGATGATGCTCCGGATATATCATCGGAATTTATTAATCGAATTAACAACATAAAAGTTTCTGAGACAGTAAATATCTTTGATAGAAAATTATTAGGTTTTTAGTTGGGAGGTAATTTATTGGCTAATAGATCAAAGTTTGAAGAAGTTCAAAAAACTTTAACTAAAAAAGGAAAGAAGTTCAATGTTGGAATAGGAAAAGATGAAAAAGGATATTTTGCATATACTCATAGAGCAAGGAGTAAAAGTTATATTTCAAAGCAAGATATTCCAATAAAAGTTTTAAAATTTATAGAGTCTACAGGATAGGATGTGTTGTTAATGGAATTAGATTTAGACTTAATAAAAGACATATATGACGATTGGAACTCTAATAAATCCGAATATGATACTATGTATAAGTATTATAAAGGTGAAACGGATGCTATTAGCAACTATAAAATGGTTACCAAGAGATCTAATAATAAGATAAACACTAATTTCTTAAAAAAGTTTATTAATGAAGAAGTCGCTTATTCTCTTGCAAATAAGATTACCTATACAAGTAGATCTGGTGATGAGAAGATTATAAATGATTTAGAATACTATACTTGCCATTGGAGTAAAAAACATGACTCAGATTTATTGAGGTATGCACTATTATTTGGGCTTTGCTATGAACTTTACTATGTAAAAGATGATGAAATACAAGTAAAGATAATCAAGCCAACAGATGGCTGTCATTATGAAAATGAAAATGGAGAAATAGTATGCTTTATTAGAGAGTTTACCAAAGGTTTCGAAGATGACACGTATGTAGATGTATATGACAAAGAATATATATATCATTTTGATTCAAATTTCAAAGAAGTTGAAAGTCCTACAGTAAACAATATATTTGATGGAAATGTTCCAATATCAATTTGCAAAAGAAGTGAAGAACTAGGAAAAAATACAATATTTAATGATATAAAAGGGTTACAAGATGCTTATGAAACTAATTTAAGTGATATAAGTAATGAAATTAGTGATTTTAGAAATGCTTATTTAACCTTTTCTGGATGTAATATTAAAGAAGATGATTTGCCAAGGATGAAAGAACTTGGAATACTTCAAGTTAATGGAGATGGAAAAATAGAGTGGCTTATTAAAGATATGAATGATACATTTGTTCAAAATACACTATCTTCAATAAAAGAAAATATGTATGAAATTACATCTCATATAAATCACAATGAAAAAATGCAAAGTAATACATCAAGTCTAGCAGTTATAGCAAGATTAATCAGTACAGAATGGATTTGTAGCCAAAATAATGATAGTATTGCAGATACTTTATTTAATAGGTACAAATTATTGTGCATTTGGCTTAATAAAAAATATGGTTTTGACTATGATTATAAAGATATTAAGGCTAAATTTACCCCTAAGATACCACGTGATGATTTAGTTGTAGCAAATATATTAAGCCAACTTGGAGATAAATTATCTACTGAAACTGGCTTATCTCAACTAAGTTTCATTGATAATCCTCATGCTGAAATAGAAAAAGCTAAAAAAGAACAGGAAATAGTTTCAGAGGGAGAGATTTTATTAGATGAATCAAAAGATTATAACTAAATTGACTGAAGATATATATAAATCTGCTGAAAATAGGACAAAACCATTTTATAAGTATCAAAGAGAAAATAGGGATAAACTTTTATTAGAAATAGCAAAGATATTGCTAACACACGATATTATTAATGAATACTTAAATATTAATAATAAAGATAAGAAAAATCTAAGGTCAAAACTTAATAAAATTATAAATGAGTATTCTAATAGTTATGATGAAGAAGTCAAGGATATAGAAACTATTTTATCTGATTCATCTAAGAATAAATATTCAAATTTGATAATTTTATTAGGAGTAATACTGAAGATAAAAGATGTTAGTAATATAAACAATAAAGTTATAAATAAGATAGTGAATAATAAGGTTGATGGAAAACATTGGAGCGATAGACTCTGGAAGAATAAAAAAGGTATAGAAGAGTCCTTAAAAAAAGAAATAAAGAGTTTTCTAAATGGAAAAACTTCTGTAAATAAGATAGAAAAAGCAATAAGAGATAAATATTCAACAGGTGCAGGACAAACCAGCAGACTAATAGAAAATGAAGTTGCCAGATGTCAAAGTGAAGTAAATGAGTATTTTTTCAAGGTTCAAGGGATTATAAAAGTAATGTATTGTGCAGATTTAGATTCTCGCACATGTAGTGATTGTTCTATGCATAATGGAGTGATATTTTATGTCAATGAAGATAGGCCCTCTTTGCCAAGACACTGTCACTGTAGATGTCAATATATACCTGTTTAACATGTATTAATTAATTTAATAGGTGTTTTTATTATGTCTAAAAAATATGAGGTGAAATATGAAAGTTGAAATATTAGGAACAGAATATCTAGTGATAGAGAAACTTGAAAGCGAAGATGTGCTATTAAAGGAAAGAGCTGGATATTGTGATCACTCTGTTAAGGAAATTGTTATAGAGAAAATAAATTCTGAAGAAGGTTCATTGAAAGATTTAAGTGTATATAAAAATGAAGTTGCTAGGCATGAAATAATTCATGCATTTCTTAGTGAAAGTGGATTGAAGAGTTGTAGTTCTTGGGCTACAAACGAAGAAATGATTGACTTCTTTGCAATTCAATTTCCTAAAATAGTAAAGGTTATGGATAAAATAGAATGTTTGAATTAAATTTTCAAAAAGGAGAACTTTATACATGTTAAAAAAAGAAGTGTTGGAATTACTAAAAGAAATAGAAGATGATGCAGAAATAGATTCATTGCTGCAATCAACAGATTTATTCAAATCTGCATCTGATAAAAAGCTTACAATAGAAGAGTTTAGAGAATTAATTAATAATGATGCAAACTTTAAAGCTATTATAGATAATGAAAAAAATAAATATCACAGCGAAGCACTTGAAAACTTTAAGAAAAAAGATATGCAGACACTTATAAGTGCTGAAGTTCTAAAAAGAACTGGAGCAAATGAAACAGAAGAGCAAAAAGCAATAAGGGAATTAAGAGAAAGCCTAGACAAACTAAAAAAAGAAAAGCAGTACGCAGAAAAAGTTTCTAAATATAAAGATATTTTAGTTGAAAAGAAAATACCTACAAACTTAATTGAATATCTATTATCTGATGATGATGATAAAACAAATGCAAATATAGAGATATTTGAAAATTCAATGAAGCAATATGTGCAGTCAAAGGTAGATGAAAGAATTAAAGATGGTTCATACGTTCCACCTGGCAAAGATAGTGCAGGTTCGCTATCAGAAATTAGAAAACAAATAAAGCAAGGGCTAAATAGTCTTTAGTATAAAAAAAGAAAGGATGATTTTATAAATGGCTAATGTATTACAATATGTAACACTTTTTCAACAAGAACTAGATATGCAGGTAACAGTTGGCTCAACTACTGGATGGATGGAGAAAAATGCTGGTCAAGTTATATATAATGGAGGAAGAGAGGTAAAAGTACCAAAAGTAACAATGGATGGCTTAGGTGATTATGACAGATCTAAAGGATATACGCAAGGCGCAGTTACACTTGAGTACGAAACAATGAAAATGGAGATGGATAGAGGTAGGACTTTTATGTTAGATTCAATGGATGTAAATGAA from Clostridioides difficile ATCC 9689 = DSM 1296 includes:
- a CDS encoding phage portal protein, whose translation is MELDLDLIKDIYDDWNSNKSEYDTMYKYYKGETDAISNYKMVTKRSNNKINTNFLKKFINEEVAYSLANKITYTSRSGDEKIINDLEYYTCHWSKKHDSDLLRYALLFGLCYELYYVKDDEIQVKIIKPTDGCHYENENGEIVCFIREFTKGFEDDTYVDVYDKEYIYHFDSNFKEVESPTVNNIFDGNVPISICKRSEELGKNTIFNDIKGLQDAYETNLSDISNEISDFRNAYLTFSGCNIKEDDLPRMKELGILQVNGDGKIEWLIKDMNDTFVQNTLSSIKENMYEITSHINHNEKMQSNTSSLAVIARLISTEWICSQNNDSIADTLFNRYKLLCIWLNKKYGFDYDYKDIKAKFTPKIPRDDLVVANILSQLGDKLSTETGLSQLSFIDNPHAEIEKAKKEQEIVSEGEILLDESKDYN
- a CDS encoding minor capsid protein, which produces MNQKIITKLTEDIYKSAENRTKPFYKYQRENRDKLLLEIAKILLTHDIINEYLNINNKDKKNLRSKLNKIINEYSNSYDEEVKDIETILSDSSKNKYSNLIILLGVILKIKDVSNINNKVINKIVNNKVDGKHWSDRLWKNKKGIEESLKKEIKSFLNGKTSVNKIEKAIRDKYSTGAGQTSRLIENEVARCQSEVNEYFFKVQGIIKVMYCADLDSRTCSDCSMHNGVIFYVNEDRPSLPRHCHCRCQYIPV
- a CDS encoding DUF4355 domain-containing protein; the encoded protein is MLKKEVLELLKEIEDDAEIDSLLQSTDLFKSASDKKLTIEEFRELINNDANFKAIIDNEKNKYHSEALENFKKKDMQTLISAEVLKRTGANETEEQKAIRELRESLDKLKKEKQYAEKVSKYKDILVEKKIPTNLIEYLLSDDDDKTNANIEIFENSMKQYVQSKVDERIKDGSYVPPGKDSAGSLSEIRKQIKQGLNSL